The window CTGGCATGACTTAGACGGCATGAGCGCATTTGATTACGCACAGGAAAGATTCAGCGATGATGAAGAAATTTTACAGCTGTTAGACTTCAATACACCACAACCGACAAAAACTTTAAGTGATTCAGAATTTCTCGAACTCTGCAAGACCGGCACCGCACAAGAAATTTCTGACGCTATCGAGGCAGGAGCAAATAAACTCGCACGAGACGGAAATAATAATACTCCGTTGATAATTGCTGCTGAATTTAACACATTTGAAGTTATTGACATGCTAATTAATGAAGGCTGCAAAGTTGACGCACATAATAACGAAGGATACAACGCACTTATGAAGGCTGCCGAATTTAATACTGTTCAAGCTGTAAATATACTCATACAACATACTAAACTCGATATCGATGACGTAGAGAACAACGGATATACAGCACTTATGCTCGCCGCCCAAAATAATATAGTCAACGCAGTAGAATCACTCATTAACGCCGGCGCAAATGTGAATTACGTCAGGAAGCCCAAAGAATCGGGAGATACACCATTAATGCTGGCATCAAGATTTAATTTCACTGATGTAGTTAGATTATTGCTCTCAAAGGGTGCTGACATAAACGCAGCGACAACTAAAGGCTTCAAAGCTGTAGACTTCGCACTCAAGAATGACAAAATGAAGGGTACAAAAATTTTAGCGTTCCTGCTGAATAATGAATTTTTCAAGGCTTGCAGGCTTCAAGACTTCACGCGCATAACAACATATCTCAATGCCGGAGCAAATATCAACGTACAGGACGCTAACGGCAACACAGCACTAATTCTCGCAGTTATGCGCAAACAAATCGAGCTGGTAAAATTCCTGCTTAAAGTCGGTGTTAATGTGAATAAACAGAATAACAACGGCAACACGGCTTTAATGTTCGCAGTGTCAAGAAATCAAATCAAACTAGCAAACTTACTGCTTAACTCTGATTCTAATTCTATCGGTGTAAATACAATAAACAATTCAGGTTACACGGCATTAGATTATGCAGGAAAATATTTTAAAGCCTTAACAGATATTAACGCGCAAGACTCTAACGGCAACACAGCACTAATTCTCGCAGTTATGCGCAAACAAATCGAGCTGGTAAAATTCCTGCTTAAAGTCGGTGTTAATGTGAATAAACAGAATAACAACGGCAACACGGCTTTAATGTTCGCAGCGTCAGGCAATCACAGCGAAATAGTTAATATCTTGCTTGATCACAATGCAGACGTGAATATAATAAATAATTCCGGTCATAAGGCTTTAAGTTATGCACAAAAATTTTTAGGCGATCAGGCAGCTGTAACGCGAATTAAGAATTTAACGCATAATTGATATATTGACAATAAATTTATTCTGCGCTATTTTTGCCGGAGTCTTGATATTTACATAATTTATAGTAGGGAAGGAAAATTATTTTGCCCATTACAGATTTACTTGAGAGAAATTCAAAACTTTACGGCAGCGAGGTCGCATTAGTCGAAATTAACCCCGAACAGCAGGAGCCGACTCGCCTAACTTGGAAGGAATACGCACTAATTCAGCCAACTTCTTCAAAGCCTTATAGACGCGAAATAACTTGGTCGGTTTTCGACGAGAAAGCAAATAGAGTCGCCAACCTGCTTTTATCGCGCGGAGTCAAAAAGGGTCAGAAGGTCGCAATTTTGTTGATGAACTGTCTTGAATGGCTGCCGATTTATTTCGGGATTCTCAAAACGGGAGCTATTGCAGTGCCGTTAAATTTCCGTTACTCATCAGAAGAAATCGAATATTGCGTGAAACTTGCTGACGTTGATATTTTATTCTTTGGCCCTGAGTTTATCGGACGAGTCGAGAATACAGTATTAGCACTCGGAGAAAATTGTTTGTTATTCTTTGTCGGTACTAATTGTCCGTCATTTGCAGAGAGCTATAACGAGCTAGTAAATAATTGTTCGTCAGTTGCTCCGAAAATTTTAATAGAAGATTCAGACGAGGCAGCAATTTATTTTTCTTCAGGTACGACAGGATTTCCTAAAGCGATTTTACACAATCACACAGCTTTATTGCAGTCTGCACGAATGGAAGCAATTCACCACGAAACGACTCATGATGATGTATTCTTATGTATACCGCCTTTATATCACACGGGCGCAAAAATGCACTGGTTCGGATCGCTTTATACGGGAAGCCGCGCAGTTATTCTCAAAGGTACGTCGCCGAAAACTATTTTAGACGTTGTATCGCTTGAACATTGCACAATTGTGTGGCTGTTAGTTCCGTGGTGCCAAGATATTTTAACAGCACTTGACTCCGGTGAATTAAAGCTCGAAGGCCGTAATATTTCACAATGGCGTTTAATGCATATCGGTGCGCAGCCTGTTCCGCCGTCATTGATTCGTCATTGGCTTGATTATTTCCCCAAACATAAATACGACACAAATTACGGTTTATCAGAGTCAACCGGCCCTGGGTGCGTTCATTTGGGACTCGAAAATATTAACAAAGTCGGCGCAATCGGTGTAGCTGGTTACGGCTGGAAATTAAAAATTGTTGACGATAACGGCGAAAAAGTTAAACAGGGCGAGACCGGCGAATTATGCGTGAAAGGTCCCGGCGTTATGCTTTGTTATTATAAGAATCCCGAAGCTACAGCAGAAACGATTAAAGACGGCTGGCTCTTTACGGGTGATATGGCAATGCAGGACGAAGACGGCTTTGTGTGGCTCGTTGACAGAAAAAAGGACGTTGTTATAACCGGCGGAGAAAATATTTATCCCGTTCAAGTTGAGAATTTCATTATTACACATCCGAAAGTTCACGACGTTGCAGTTATAGGACTTCCCGAACCTAGACTCGGCGAAATTGCAGCAGCCATCATTCAAATTAAAAAGGGTATGGAATGCACAGAAGAAGAAATTAACAGATTCTGTCTTGGCCTTCCGAGATATAAGCGTCCCAGAAAAATTATATTCGCTGACGTTCCCAGAAATCCGACCGGCAAAATCGAGAAGCCCAAATTACGCGAGAAATACGCAAAGGGTAAAGCATTTTTCGAGAAAGAATAAATTTTCATGTACGAGCTTATAAATATTACGGGAAAAAGTTTTTACATTCAGAGTCCCGCGAAAATAGGCCTTGTGAGACTCGGCGATAAAAATATTTGCCTTATCGACAGCGGAAATGACAAGGAAGCAGGCCGCAAAGTCAAGAAAATTATCGATAATAACGGCTGGAATCTCACGGCGATTTATAACACTCATTCACACGCGGATCACATTGGAGGCAATAAATATTTACAAGCTCAGACAGGCTGCAAAATTTACGTTCCCGGCGTTGATTGCAGCTTTACAAATTATCCTGTGCTTGAACCCTCGTTTTTGTTCGGGGGGTGTCCTCCTGATGAATTGAGGCACAAATTTTTAATGGCTCAGGAAAGCAGCGCGGAAATTTTGACTCCCGATAATTTGCCTGAAGGATTCGAGATTATAAATTTGCCGGGACATTCTTTCGATATGGCTGGATTCAAGACTTCTGATGATGTAATATTTCTTGCTGACTGTCTCTCAAGCCGTGAAGCTCTTGATAAATATCAAATAGTGTTCATTTATGATGTAGGAGAATATATTTTGACTCTCGAAAAAGTTATGAATCTCGAAGCAAAATTTTTCGTGCCTTCACATGCGCCGATAACTGAAGATATTAAGCCCCTAGCAGAATATAATATCAGCAAAGTAAATGAGATCGCCGGGAAAATATTAAATTTTTGCAGGGAGCCGCTGAATTTCGAGAGAATATTACAGAAATTATTTAACGCTTATAATTTATCCATGAGCTTTGAGCAGTACGTTTTGACGGGCAGCACTGTAAAATCTTACTTGTCATGGCTCAAGCATAATAATAAATTGAACGCATATTTTGACGATAATATTTTATTATGGGAGAGTGCCTAATGTACCCGACGTTATTCAAAATTGGAAGTTTCGCGGTTGATTCGTATAGTGTTGTATGGTTTATTGCGTTGTCGATTGCGATAATATGGGCTCTCAAGAGGTTAGCTTTATATAATCTTGACGAGGACGAGTCCCGCAAAGTAATGGCAGCTGCTTTTATATGTATGCTGATAGGTGCGCGTGCTCCTGAATATATTAGAAATTGGCGGATTTATTACGAGAGTCCGTCATTGCTGCTAGATTTGAATCGCGGAGGGGTTGCGGAGTTTGGTGCGATTCTGGGAGCTTTTTTCGGCGCGTTGATTATGTGCGTGTTCAATAAAAAAATTTCGTTCGCTAAATTGTGTGAAGTAGCTGCTATACCTGCAATGCTTGCTATATCGATAGGGCGCTGGGGATGTTTTCTCAACGGCTGCTGTAAAGGGCTTGAGTCAAATTTTTGCACGGCTGTACATTTTTTGAACGATCCCGCCGGAGTTAATAGACACCCTGTGCAGATTTATTATTCGATATTTGCGGTTATAAATGTTATATTGCTGCTGATAGTTGAGAGAAAAATTTTATCCTGTTATAGCTCCTCTTGCGCTAATTCTTTATTCTATTATGAGATTTGTAATTGCCCCTGTGAGAGAGCCATTTACTTTTGCGAAATTAATTATTAATGACTGGACATACACGGGGATAATAATAGCGTTGCCGATAGAGATTTTATTTCTTGCGTGGAGTGTTTATAAGATTAGGCGTGAGATTGCATAGCTGTAAAAACTTTTGCCTAAACACGACTCCAGACTATAAACCGGGTGGGTGGGTGGGACTAACCAATTAAAACGCGCGATAAATTAATTGCATGTAGCTGTATTTATAGCAAATAAACAAAAATATGCTGCAGCCATCGCCCCGCAGACGGCCCCGGTTGCAAAAAAGGTTTTCGCTTTTGACTTTGCTTTGTTTGTATGCGTATAGTTTTTAAAGTGTTTTCACAATAACGGGTAGACGGGCGGGCAAAAAGAATTTGTAACGTGTCTTTATCTCTCTGCATTGAGTTATAATTTAATGCGTTGACTATAAATTTATAGAGATTTTGCGCGAAAAATTTTGCTTTAGTCTAAATAAGTCAATTTGCTAGTATCTTTATCGGTAAAACAAGCCATGAAGTTAATCACTCACAATATTAAAATATGCCATGATAAATTTTAGGAGGTATCTATTAATGAAGATGAATAAAAGATTTTCAGCGTTAATTATGACGCTTATATTAATTCTCGTGAGTGCGGGGAGTTCGTTTGCGGCCTTGTCGCCGTTCGGTGCGTCAAATCCGATGGTGCCGATAGTAAAGCGCGCTTCAGTGGCCGTTGTTAATATCGACGTTGAGAAAGCTGCGTCAAATAATAGGCGTTCAATGCCTCAAATGCCGTTTGATTTCGACGATGACCCAATTTTTAAACACTTTTTCGGCGACAATTTCCGGGAATATAATAGATCCGTACCTATGAAGGGCCGCGGTTCCGGCTTTATCGTCTCGAAAGAAGGACTCATACTCACAAATAATCACGTCGTAAGCAATGTCGATAAAATAACAGTTTCGGTTCTCTTAGCGGACGGCAGCAAGAAAACTTACGACGCAACAATCAAGGGCAGCGATCCTACTTACGATTTAGCAGTAATAAAAATTGAACCTGATACAGCACTCCCGATTTTGGAACTTGGCGACTCTGACGCTCTTGAAGTCGGCGAATGGGTTATCGCAATAGGCAACCCCTACGGTTTTGAACATACTGTAACAGCCGGCGTTATCTCGGCAAAGCACAGAAGCATTCACAGCAATGAAGTAAACTTTGATGATTTCTTGCAGACCGACGCAGCAATTAACCCGGGAAATTCCGGCGGCCCATTGTTAAATATGGAAGGAAAAGTTATCGGCATTAATTCAGCAATCGCACCTTTTGCACAGGGTCTAGGCTTTGCAATTCCCATTAACCGCGCGAAAGAAATAATGAATGATTTAGTATCTCATGGACACGCAAGAAGAGGCTGGCTCGGCGTATCAATCGGCAACGTAACACCGCAAATGGCGAAAACTTACGGAGTCGGTTCAACTGAAGGTGCAATGATTAATGACGTTTTCAAAGGCGATCCCGCAGACAAAGCCGGAATTAAGCGCGGAGATGTCGTAATTGAGATTAACGGCGAAAAAATTAAGGACGCTCAAGCACTCACTAATAAAATAAGGTCTCTTGCCCCCGGTTCAACTGCAAAATTTGTAGTCATCCGCAAAGGCAAGAAAATGAATTTCAGCGTAAAACTCGGCGAACGTGCAGCAGACGCAGATACTAGACAGCCGGGAAAAGGCCGGGACAATGATAAAGAATCTAACCGCAGAAATTCTGACTCAAGCACAGCATTAAAAGATTTCGGAATTAACAGAATCTCAAGTCTCGACAACAGCACAAAACGCCGCT is drawn from Synergistaceae bacterium and contains these coding sequences:
- a CDS encoding MBL fold metallo-hydrolase — protein: MYELINITGKSFYIQSPAKIGLVRLGDKNICLIDSGNDKEAGRKVKKIIDNNGWNLTAIYNTHSHADHIGGNKYLQAQTGCKIYVPGVDCSFTNYPVLEPSFLFGGCPPDELRHKFLMAQESSAEILTPDNLPEGFEIINLPGHSFDMAGFKTSDDVIFLADCLSSREALDKYQIVFIYDVGEYILTLEKVMNLEAKFFVPSHAPITEDIKPLAEYNISKVNEIAGKILNFCREPLNFERILQKLFNAYNLSMSFEQYVLTGSTVKSYLSWLKHNNKLNAYFDDNILLWESA
- a CDS encoding acyl--CoA ligase; amino-acid sequence: MPITDLLERNSKLYGSEVALVEINPEQQEPTRLTWKEYALIQPTSSKPYRREITWSVFDEKANRVANLLLSRGVKKGQKVAILLMNCLEWLPIYFGILKTGAIAVPLNFRYSSEEIEYCVKLADVDILFFGPEFIGRVENTVLALGENCLLFFVGTNCPSFAESYNELVNNCSSVAPKILIEDSDEAAIYFSSGTTGFPKAILHNHTALLQSARMEAIHHETTHDDVFLCIPPLYHTGAKMHWFGSLYTGSRAVILKGTSPKTILDVVSLEHCTIVWLLVPWCQDILTALDSGELKLEGRNISQWRLMHIGAQPVPPSLIRHWLDYFPKHKYDTNYGLSESTGPGCVHLGLENINKVGAIGVAGYGWKLKIVDDNGEKVKQGETGELCVKGPGVMLCYYKNPEATAETIKDGWLFTGDMAMQDEDGFVWLVDRKKDVVITGGENIYPVQVENFIITHPKVHDVAVIGLPEPRLGEIAAAIIQIKKGMECTEEEINRFCLGLPRYKRPRKIIFADVPRNPTGKIEKPKLREKYAKGKAFFEKE
- a CDS encoding Do family serine endopeptidase: MNKRFSALIMTLILILVSAGSSFAALSPFGASNPMVPIVKRASVAVVNIDVEKAASNNRRSMPQMPFDFDDDPIFKHFFGDNFREYNRSVPMKGRGSGFIVSKEGLILTNNHVVSNVDKITVSVLLADGSKKTYDATIKGSDPTYDLAVIKIEPDTALPILELGDSDALEVGEWVIAIGNPYGFEHTVTAGVISAKHRSIHSNEVNFDDFLQTDAAINPGNSGGPLLNMEGKVIGINSAIAPFAQGLGFAIPINRAKEIMNDLVSHGHARRGWLGVSIGNVTPQMAKTYGVGSTEGAMINDVFKGDPADKAGIKRGDVVIEINGEKIKDAQALTNKIRSLAPGSTAKFVVIRKGKKMNFSVKLGERAADADTRQPGKGRDNDKESNRRNSDSSTALKDFGINRISSLDNSTKRRYGLDSEAEGVIITEVGRNSPAYNAGLREGDLILEVNAQEVMSPEDAARALGNEDTLVLMIERDGATYFVQIDKTSSKK
- a CDS encoding prolipoprotein diacylglyceryl transferase; amino-acid sequence: MYPTLFKIGSFAVDSYSVVWFIALSIAIIWALKRLALYNLDEDESRKVMAAAFICMLIGARAPEYIRNWRIYYESPSLLLDLNRGGVAEFGAILGAFFGALIMCVFNKKISFAKLCEVAAIPAMLAISIGRWGCFLNGCCKGLESNFCTAVHFLNDPAGVNRHPVQIYYSIFAVINVILLLIVERKILSCYSSSCANSLFYYEICNCPCERAIYFCEINY